A window of the Microtus pennsylvanicus isolate mMicPen1 chromosome 4, mMicPen1.hap1, whole genome shotgun sequence genome harbors these coding sequences:
- the LOC142848608 gene encoding uncharacterized protein LOC142848608 isoform X2: MDNLAFEMQEDGTQKASSTGKISTPTKAGKRQQWSLLSVFLLCLLACFITTATGVLTLSLVYVHAKPRFEQDASPSHTVVPQVQKAIDPKFQFLNHLPKSKVFEFPGGAIQWARYRNNIKDYLSVEEEAFGTSLNSLRSQMTLGTLRIKSQGLRAPHWHFNANEHGYLVQGTAWIGVVDDGGEVATTYNVTAGQVIFFPKNTLHWIKNVGQEDCFFLLFFSTHDELQTLDVDDVFFSTPEDIASRSLKPEGGINFIRKFQKQTEDQGVNLPPNLAELVMNASYVQSPDSIVWRYFFDLKGSKEYKFPGGAIQLAQYWKDANALSSNEKIFNEFLHQATDADFSLITCEVGGTMQLCKTVVSTSKCPRIEYTQDL; the protein is encoded by the exons ATGGACAACTTAGCATTTGAAATGCAAGAAGATGGAACACAGAAGGCTTCATCCACGGGAAAAATCAGTACTCCTACCAAAGCG GGGAAGAGGCAGCAGTGGTCACTGCTGAGTGTTTTCCTGCTGTGCCTGCTGGCCTGTTTCATCACCACAGCAACAGGCGTGCTTACGCTCTCCCTGGTTTACGTCCACGCCAAACCTCGCTTTGAACAGGACGCCTCACCTTCACACACAGTGGTTCCCCAAGTACAGAAGGCTATCGATccaaaatttcaatttcttaatcaTTTACCCAAATCCAAG GTATTTGAGTTCCCTGGTGGTGCCATCCAGTGGGCGAGGTACAGGAACAACATTAAAGACTATCTCAGTGTTGAAGAAGAGGCATTTGGCACCAGCTTGAACAGCCTGAGATCACAGATGACACTGGGGACACTGAGAATAAAGAGCCAGGGCCTCCGGGCTCCTCATTGGCACTTCAATGCCAACGAGCATGGCTACCTCGTGCAG GGGACAGCATGGATCGGGGTGgttgatgatggtggtgaggTCGCTACCACATACAATGTCACAGCTGGCCAAGTGATCTTCTTTCCTAAAAACACACTCCACTGGATAAAGAACGTGGGTCAGGAAGACTGCTTCTTCTTGCTCTTCTTTTCTACACATGATGAACTGCAGACGTTAGATGTTGATGATGTGTTTTTCTCTACACCTGAAGACATTGCTTCCAGGTCACTTAAG CCTGAAGGTGGAATTAATTTCATTAGAAAATTCCAGAAGCAAACAGAGGATCAGGGGGTCAATCTTCCTCCCAACTTGGCAGAGCTGGTTATGAATGCTAGTTATGTACAGTCTCCGGACAGCATTGTGTGGAGATATTTTTTTGACCTTAAAG GATCAAAAGAATATAAGTTTCCAGGGGGAGCCATCCAGCTAGCTCAGTACTGGAAGGATGCAAATGCACTAAGCAGCAACGAGAAAATTTTCAATGAATTTCTACATCAG GCAACTGACGCAGATTTTTCACTCATCACCTGTGAAGTGGGGGGAACAATGCAGCTTTGCAAGACTGTTGTAAGCA CATCAAAATGTCCTCGCATTGAGTACACTCAGGATTTATAA
- the LOC142848608 gene encoding oxalate decarboxylase OxdC-like isoform X1 — translation MDNLAFEMQEDGTQKASSTGKISTPTKAGKRQQWSLLSVFLLCLLACFITTATGVLTLSLVYVHAKPRFEQDASPSHTVVPQVQKAIDPKFQFLNHLPKSKVFEFPGGAIQWARYRNNIKDYLSVEEEAFGTSLNSLRSQMTLGTLRIKSQGLRAPHWHFNANEHGYLVQGTAWIGVVDDGGEVATTYNVTAGQVIFFPKNTLHWIKNVGQEDCFFLLFFSTHDELQTLDVDDVFFSTPEDIASRSLKPEGGINFIRKFQKQTEDQGVNLPPNLAELVMNASYVQSPDSIVWRYFFDLKGSKEYKFPGGAIQLAQYWKDANALSSNEKIFNEFLHQHQNVLALSTLRIYNNGLRQPHFHLNANEMGYVVSGCGKVGIIDTQRTIEFNIHIGDVVFFPIGTQHYIKNTCDEDLLFVLALSTRDQVQTLDMDDYLQATSDHILAQLFFRKQSEFKKIPRFTADQAINLP, via the exons ATGGACAACTTAGCATTTGAAATGCAAGAAGATGGAACACAGAAGGCTTCATCCACGGGAAAAATCAGTACTCCTACCAAAGCG GGGAAGAGGCAGCAGTGGTCACTGCTGAGTGTTTTCCTGCTGTGCCTGCTGGCCTGTTTCATCACCACAGCAACAGGCGTGCTTACGCTCTCCCTGGTTTACGTCCACGCCAAACCTCGCTTTGAACAGGACGCCTCACCTTCACACACAGTGGTTCCCCAAGTACAGAAGGCTATCGATccaaaatttcaatttcttaatcaTTTACCCAAATCCAAG GTATTTGAGTTCCCTGGTGGTGCCATCCAGTGGGCGAGGTACAGGAACAACATTAAAGACTATCTCAGTGTTGAAGAAGAGGCATTTGGCACCAGCTTGAACAGCCTGAGATCACAGATGACACTGGGGACACTGAGAATAAAGAGCCAGGGCCTCCGGGCTCCTCATTGGCACTTCAATGCCAACGAGCATGGCTACCTCGTGCAG GGGACAGCATGGATCGGGGTGgttgatgatggtggtgaggTCGCTACCACATACAATGTCACAGCTGGCCAAGTGATCTTCTTTCCTAAAAACACACTCCACTGGATAAAGAACGTGGGTCAGGAAGACTGCTTCTTCTTGCTCTTCTTTTCTACACATGATGAACTGCAGACGTTAGATGTTGATGATGTGTTTTTCTCTACACCTGAAGACATTGCTTCCAGGTCACTTAAG CCTGAAGGTGGAATTAATTTCATTAGAAAATTCCAGAAGCAAACAGAGGATCAGGGGGTCAATCTTCCTCCCAACTTGGCAGAGCTGGTTATGAATGCTAGTTATGTACAGTCTCCGGACAGCATTGTGTGGAGATATTTTTTTGACCTTAAAG GATCAAAAGAATATAAGTTTCCAGGGGGAGCCATCCAGCTAGCTCAGTACTGGAAGGATGCAAATGCACTAAGCAGCAACGAGAAAATTTTCAATGAATTTCTACATCAG CATCAAAATGTCCTCGCATTGAGTACACTCAGGATTTATAACAATGGATTGAGACAGCCCCATTTTCATCTCAATGCAAATGAAATGGGATATGTGGTGAGCGGATGTGGAAAG GTGGGCATCATTGACACTCAGAGAACCATAGAGTTTAATATCCACATTGGAGATGTGGTGTTTTTCCCCATCGGAACCCAGCATTACATCAAGAACACATGTGATGAGGATTTGCTCTTTGTTCTTGCCCTCAGCACCAGAGATCAG GTCCAAACTCTTGACATGGACGATTATCTCCAGGCCACCTCAGACCATATTTTGGCCCAACTTTTTTTCAGGAAGCAAAGCGAGTTTAAGAAGATTCCCAGATTCACAGCAGACCAGGCCATCAACCTGCCTTAA